The Dermacentor silvarum isolate Dsil-2018 chromosome 7, BIME_Dsil_1.4, whole genome shotgun sequence genomic sequence ACGGAGCGATCGACGAGGTACCTGCCCGGCAATGAGCTCTGGTTCTACGATACTTTCCTCGAGAGATGGTAAGAGCGTTGAACTTTTTTTAGTGGTCTCAGCATGGCGCCTGGCATGTCTGTCGCGAACTTTGCGTGGGACGTTACGTACGCTCGCATGATGCAATACGAATTGGTGGTGTGTGCCATGGGCCACGAATTATTGCCAGTGATACCCGCAATCGAGCGTGTTGCAACATTGCCGGCAACGAGAAAAGGGGACAGTTTCGAAAACGCGGCCATCTCGGGCTGTCAGCTATTCTTGGCACGGGCCGGCGTCTCGCGAAACAAAACTGCACATCTGCGAGTCAGCCGCGCGAGCAGCCATGTGGTTGCTTCTTTTGGCAATGTGCCAACGACTCCCCCGCTTTGATGTACTCGTGTGTGCCGTTTCTTTATCACCTCAATCACGATGAAAgcattaaggggttttacgtcgTTTGTCTTTTTTTCCGCTCGACGACGGTGAGATAGCGAAACGAAGGCAGCAGGCGTCTCGCCGAATCCGAAACTGCCCGAGCGCGTGAGACAGTATGCTGGCTTCACGGCAACGCTTCTGTGTCGTACTAGGAAGCACGGCAAATGATACTTATTGCTCGTGTTGTGCAGGAAACACGCGTTGTTCCATGAAGGCAATACGTATACTGGACAGGCGAAACGAATCAAGTGAAGCGTCTTCATAAGGTGTGTTGGCGCAAAGCAAATCAGGAAGCTGGTTGACTCGTTTTAGTTTGCATATATGCAGGTAAAATTGTTTCCATAAACTTTGCGTGCTTGACAGCTTACAACATTATTTTCGAATCGAGGTTTGCTTGTCGCGACTACCCTCGTTTTTGTCACGTCCGCTGCATGCTGGTGAAAGCACTAATGATAAAACCCAAGTTGCGGGGATAGTAGGGTTTAGCTGAATATTTTAAAATGACCCCTTAGCACTCAAATATGCGTTGTTAACCCTTTCTGGACGGAAGACGAGCTGAGTTCGTCAAGCATGCACTTGAAAAACAGACGGACGAGCCTAACAAGTCCAGCGCTGTTTTACTTCTCATGCAGCCCTCAAGACAACTTGTGCTTGTCCTCTGCTCTGTGGTTATTCTGAACAATACCACATGGCATAAGGTGCCTATTGAAGACATAAGTTGTGAACCAAGACTTTTTGTTGTTGCATCACCAGCTGCCTATTTCAACAGGGCATTCTCCATGGGATGAGTGAACGCTTCAAGATAGTGTGATGAAGAAAACATGAAGGTTCAGAGAGTCCAGTTTTGAGTGAGAGCGAGTTTGAGTGAGAGCGATACAGTGTTGTGTGGAAACATGTAAGTAAGAAAACTAAAAAACATGCTGTGAAACCAACCTGTGTGTAGTGAAGCCCACCTTCGATACAgttaaaaaatatttttctgaTAAGCTTTGCCACTCTGACCCAAAATTTTTAACAGAATCGTTCGCTTGGGGGAAGAAAAATATTCCGTTTTTATGCaagtttatttcattttttctgGTTGTGTGACAATTACTAATGCTGCCAAGAGTTACTTTCTTCGTCTACCTTCAAACATAATTTGAACCAAGTTGCGACAATTACACTTTTACTACATTTTGTAACACGTACCTAACACAGGACCCTACGCACCCTGACTGGTGATGTCCCACCAGGCACGTCGGGTGCGGTGGCCCGAGTGCTGGGGGACACGATGTACCTGTTTGGTGGATTCCACGCCGACCGCAACACCAACCAGCTGTACCGACTCGACCTGATCACGCTCGCGTGGGAGCTGGTGGACGCGCAGGGAAACCTTCCGATCCCTTGTGACAAGACAGCTGGTTGGACGCACCAGGACTGGTGAGACACTCGGGCAACCAGATGAGTCTTTGCCAAACTGCTTCAGTTCCTTCCATTTGTTATATTTGCCTTGACTTCTTTAAAGGATagctttaaaaaataataaaataaaaatcagCAGACCAGCACTGTCTCTGGCGCTGAACTCATTTGCACTGCAACTGCAACAGTAGCAGGCTGTCATAGTTGAAACTGCCATCTTCTCAAgaacaagattttttttttttattgtggtgCACACATAACCTTCGCCTACCACAGTACTGGCCATTGTAGCCTCTGAAATATATGCACAGACGCCACCATTCTGAGTCACTGTGGGTGCAGTAATTGCAATAACCCATGGCAAGTGCCAAAGCTCTGTGATAGCACAGTTGTTAGCTCGTCAACCTCTCAAGTGCACATTATCACAGAGCCTGTGCTGGGccaagttttgtttttctttgctgTACGATGATGGTAAGGATGATGAGGTGGCCTGACAATGGAAAGACAACAACATTGACTTGATGATGATAGTGCAACAGAGAGAACAGACAGACACAGCGTTCAAGCTTTGAACTACTGTTGCACTTTAAAAATTGCAGTTAAAAAAGATGGCAGTAGGAAGTTGCAGGTTGAGGGGGCAGGTGTGTCGGAACCTGGAGGTTGACCTCTGTCATTCTTGTGTAGTCTTTGCGATTGCTTGGTTGTGTCTCATTCCTCCCGTTTGGCGCGAACGAGCATTGTCATCTGTCCATGCGTTTGCAGTCTGTACGTGTTTGGTGGGTTTGGCATGGCGCCACGTGCGGGAGTGCAACGGCCGCTGGACTTTGCCTACGTCCATGACATGCAAGCACCTTGGGTAAGCATTTGCTCTTTTGTAGGGTTGTTCCAATGCTCAAATAGGAATTGAATACCTCTGATCTAAATATAAGTATATTCAGTTTAAGAATTTTGTAATCAGTTACTTTGAATGTTCATACACTTATGGCCAATTATACATGTAATTACTACGAGTATTTGAGTCTACCCGCTCGGAAAAGAGGGCTAACTTGAGTTCACTACTTAAGCTCCTCACCAACCTGGAACTGTGGAGGCTTTTTGCTGTTGGTCATCTACAAGTTGTCCAAATAAATGGATTTCTGAGCACTAGCATTGGAAAGGGTAAATCCAGCCCTTTTATAATTTAAAAATTTTTGTCACACTTCTGCTTCATGCTGCTGCTTCCGTTTTGGGAAACAGAGGAAAAATTGCTTTTCATTCACATTGTTAAAGCATATATTTCTCCAATATTTAAATTTCGCTAGAAAATGTCACCCTTGTTGCGTAGCTGATTGGTCTCAGTGAGTTGAATGCCACCGATTACCCCAGGTCCTTTTCACATCTCCGTTGTGGCAATGTTTTGTGAAACAAGAGAGATAGAAGCCGAAAGAAAGGACTCTCTTTCTGCACTGTTTTTTAGGTGCTAAATTCTGCGTTTCATATCTTGTGTCAGTTTTGTTTGTAACCCACCCTGACAGGAGGCTGTTGCTCTGAGTGGTGTCCTTGGTTGCTGTCCTCTTTCTTGTGTAATTGACTGTCCGCTTTATGTTTTCATTTCATCCAGAGGGGATGGACCAACCAGTTGGTGGTGTTCAACACCCACACCAACACTTGGAACTGGCCCATGTACAAGGTTTGTAACTGAATCTGATTCCTTGGTGGGGCACTAAACAGAGAAATGTTTGGTCAGTTTAGATTGGGTGATTGCTTTTTCTGATAGCTTACACCGCATTTCTTTGGAGGTCCCGCTGACAGGTTTCTTGCCTTTGGGACTTGCACATGTAACCATCTCATTAGTTTATCCTCTCTGTGGTGGACACAAGTGAATAAAACTTGGaactttcaataaaaaataaaaaaaagcagagaaagcTAGCTCATCAAAATATGTTGCACCCAGACATGTCAGTAGGGGTGATGTCATTGTGACCTGCACCGATTTTGTGGTATTTTTGCAAATGTCATTTCTCCTTATGCAGCATGTTCTAACAAAAGTTGCTTTTGTTAGTTTGGCTCGCGTGTTGTTAAACAAAATGCAAGCCTCTTTGCCACACTCATCTTTCTGCCGCGCGCACTCCCTGTAGCATGGTGTCGTCGCATTGCcttgaaaaagaaataaaaaagacatGGGGGGTGCCGCACACACTGCACGTGCCACGCCTTTGTCATATCGCGCCTTCTCTTTCGTCTCCTTCCCACCATCTCGCCGAcgtcggaggggtggaagggagtCCGAAGAGGGCCATGCGGGGTGCACAACATAAAAGTGGATGTAGCGAAGtggcttgcttttctttttttttttttttgttcctggaTTTCGCAGTCCTTTTCTTTTCGGTGCAGACACCTAGTAGCCAGATTTGATTGTTATAGCCAATAATGTTGCATGGGAGCATTGTAGTAAgtggtttattttaccatagaacacacacaaaagttCAGGATGGGTCAGCTGCTGATTGTTACATTCGAGTATTGTTAAAGCCAGTAATGCTATAAGTGGGTTGGACTGTGCTTCTTTCTGTCTGATATTTGAATGTTTGTCCCTTTTTTcgtgcaacccggttataactgGCATCAAGTTATAGATAGTCAAGTGACGAGCGTCACTTGTCACTTGATTATTGTGTGCATGTGGTTGCCTCTCTATTTTGAGCCTTGCGAGCCAGGAAAGTAAGCTCAGCACTACGCAATACATAAAACTATCAAAGCATGCGAGCACAGATGGTGCGGAGTCTGGCTAAACAACCTTTTGACCACCTGTCACATCGTTGTCAAAGGTAACGCCAGTgagttcttttttgtaaaaatTGAAAGAGACAAGTAGCATTTGCTTCCATGTTATAATGCAACGCAATGATCTTATTATCAGTGGTCGAGAACAAATGATACAATAATAATGAGTTATTGCTACGTCATCAGGCTAGTACTAGGATGTCCCAGTGGAGTCTCAAATCGTGTGCTTCATTTACCTAAATATttgaattgcaaaaaaaaaagctctcttCTCAATAATACAGAAGCCTTAGACGACTTTGAGCATTattctatcactttagcttgacttaatattcgCCTTTTGTGTCTctttaaagaatcccaggtggtcaaagttaatcccgagtcccccactaaggcttGCTTCATAATCACCCTGTGGTTTAAAcatataaaaccccagaatttaacttTAATCTTAGTATTCCAGAGGTGTAAGACATCAATCTAAGCTAACTTCAAGTTCATCTCTACACCAAAAGATGCAATGAGCTCTTCCTAGGCACATTGTGAATTCTTGCAGCTTCTGTTCATGAGCTGCTTGAGACTTGCAGCTAAACTTTTTCCAACAGCCATTTACAggtatgctgctggggacacttattggttagctctGTAGGTTAATCCAGTGGGTGCTGTGATGTATGGACCTGTTGGAGTGCACTCGACAGGTTGTCTTTAGCCTCACCATGCAATGAGACGAAGAGACACACGGGTGCATTAACTTTCTCTGCATCTATGGTTATAATACCATCGTACGCTGTGGCCAGGGTCTCATGTAGTGTTGCTCGTTCTGCAAATTGATATTGTTGAAGCCTGCATTCACGTGACAATGCGATGAAAGAACACTGTCTGTGTTGTACGCGGAATGTTGTCTTTCGCTGCCTGGGACAAATCGCAGCCAACGCCACGAttgcacctggagtgtccgtataattgctgccaCAATGAAAAGAGGTGCAGGGTAAGGGCTTTGTAACTGTTATTTATTGTTGGAGCGTCACATGGGACTTACACCAAACCTAACGTTTGAACGAGATATGTGCCTACATGCTTGAATGTGCAAGTTCTCCGGAGAGATAAAAGTTGCCAATTGATTTCCAGGGCCGAGCACCGGTGGCCCGAGCAGCTCATGCGGCTGCGCAAATTGACAACCTGGTCTTCGTCTTTGGTGGTCGGCACCAGCAGAGTAGGCTTAACGACATCCACCGGCTGGACCTTGATGCTATGCAGTGGAGCGGCATGTAAGTGAGCCCACAACCTTACCAACCTTGTGCTGAACGTATTATAAGGGTATGACAAAAAATAATTCTGGCCTTTTTGTATTATTAAAAGCGGAGGTGTTTAAGGCtgaggttgaaccgtgccgagcgttgatcagaTTTGCGAAGCGCGCGCCGgccacaggtggtcggagagtggTGAGGATGAGAAagggagagcgcgcgccgagcagCAGGTGGGAGAAGCCAAGGAGAGGGAGATGGCGGCGTAGGAGCGGCGCGACGCTTTTCGGGGAAAGATAGTAAGAgtgggagggcggggggggggggtctaccgAGCAGTATAGAAGCGTGCACTGTCGGTGCAGAGCATTCCAACGTTCGGCGACGAGcaggacgaggacgaagaagcaactgtctccggaagAAAAAGCGGCGCGGCAGGGAAGATGACGGGAAGCTGCTCAAGCATGGGCCCAACGACAACGTGCCAACCCAGAGTTCCGAGCAAGGGACGCCAAGGCTAAGCGATGGCGAAGATCCGAAGACCCCGAGTTTCGAGTGAGGGAGGCGGCCTCGCGGCAATGGTACGAAGAGACTCGTTgggaagtaaaagccaagttgaagccaccagctccgctgtttcatcagtcttcgcgacgttaagtcagtgaagctgcgctgattttattattattatgaagaTTTGGCAGCGTTGAAATCGGGGAATTGCTTACAAAAATCAGGTGGTATCTTCATTACATTTCTGAAATGAAGTTGTGCAGAAACCATTGACGATGATTGTCAGTGTACGCAAATAGCCTGAtcgaacaaaagaaagaaaggaagaatgtTTTCCTTGCCAAGTCCGACCATTAGCCAACCACGAAAACGGTCGAAAGAGCCAAAGTAAGCTATTCACTTCAAGAATGCCAAAGGGCCTGTAGGTGAGAGCTTTTGCATGACAGCCAATTTGTATTTTTGAAACTCAAGACCCCTCGTGCAAGGCATACGTGCAACTGCCCCTTCAGATGAGCTCACTGGCTTACTTTCATCTGGTCTCTCGTGTCTCAAATTGTCGTGCCTACTAGCTTGGCAGTGAGACAGCCATGCTTCCCGAGACAAactttattgggcaaacttgtgGCCGTTAaagaagcagcagcggcagcacggtGGACAGTCATCGTCAACGGTCAATGCAGGAATGCCATGCAGATTCCAAGGCTAGTATTTATACATGATCGTGTACTATATCACCATAAACTGAAATATGAACAAGTTGGAAACGACCACTGTGTATTATTGCGTTTCTTGGTTTGTCTGCATTTCTAACCATGCATTATTTTAGGCTCCAAATAGTACGTACGGGACTTCACCATGCTATTAAGCTGACCATGGGGTGATTGTTTGTCATAACTCTAATCTAATATGGCATAACAGGCATTCTGATCAGTTTTGTTTTTTATTCGCATTTCAATCTATGCTGGTAATGCACTGCAGATTGTTTTTGGGATTTCATGCATTCGATGCAGTGAATGTTTCACTGCAAACAGCAAGGGACAGGTGGACAGCTGATAAGTGCATCAGCTCAGTGCAGAAACAAAACACGATAACTACTCTGTCATGGGGGCCCCCAAAAATGGATAAATGTATTGCACTGCAATATTCATTTGGGCCAGAAATCTCAGACACCCTGCTCAGTGAATACAATTCTTTTGCTCTGGGAACTACTAACATCATGAAAATGCAACATTGAGCTGATCAGTTTGCATTCAACATGCTGAACGTCACAGATGATGTGATCAGATAGACTGTGCGATCAGATAGGTTGTGCGATGCAGTAATTTGCCCATGCACTGCCTCTCTTCTCAGCCATTGGTAACGGTTGATGCATCTTTGTTGCAGGTTGGACACCATTGGTGAGAAGCCGCGTGGTCGGTCATGGCACAGTTTCACGGCCCTTCCTCCATTCCGCATCGTCCTCTATGGAGGGTTCAGCCAAACGGAGGAACCACTTTGTAAGTGGGCGTACACAAACTCTGTGTTCGGTCATGATCTGGTTTTGGTGAATGCGGTGCAGTTACATGAAAAGTTTCCTTTGGCACTACAGCAGCTTGTACAAAGCTTGACTGTCGTATGAACCAAGTAAGTGGTCACACTACCCTTTTCTGCAGAACCGCAGCCGCATTGAAACAACGCGCTGTAACTTGTTTGCCAATTGTGTCCGCGTGTTGTCGGCAGCTTTGTTTTCTATCATTTCGATGACTTGTGCGCACATTTTTATTTACAAAGATAATACAAAGCCACAATTGCAAATAGGTTGCTAGAAATAAAACTGGACTTGTCAAGTAACTGAAACTGATAGTACAACACATTCTATGGAAAGATACGAGCTTGCTCTTCTAAAATTGAGGCTGTGTAATAGGCCAGAGCTAGCCTGAGCCTGGTGTGAAAGCcatacagacgaaagaaaaaaagaactgtgaAAGCCacacagacgaaaaaaaaaaatatagaactCCGGGCCTTGTTTTCACACCCAGCAAGTGAAGTTGACAGGTGTACTGGCTTTTGAAGATCAGTAATATCATTAGTAAATATTTGAGAAGCGGTGACATTTTCCTATTGAATCTTTCAAGGCGGAAGCATTCAAGGTTTCTAGTCGGAGCAGCGTGTGTAGCTGCCAACTTTTGTGATTTTATCGTAAAGTGCCTGATTTTTCGGAGCTTGTTTACGATTTACGTAATGACCCAATAATCTGACTATTTTTGGTTTGCATTTAGTTTAGACCAAAACTAATTTCAAAAGAACATGAATACAGAATGTATAGTGGCAACCAAAATTTAGACTGTCATTACATGAATGTTTCACAAATAATATTCATGAATATTTCTGTTAGCCTGCAGCGCAGATAATTCTAGCTGCTTCACTAGAGCAGTGTATGTGCTCACAGCGTCCATAgagaaagaagctcgcgaatgtTTCTAATTAAGTCAGCAGCTTGAGTAATAATGCCATTTTTAGTATTTTTCAACAAACTTAAGTACTTCTTGGCTTCAAGTGTAACACTTTTCAGGTGTGAAAGTTGGCAGGTCTGATAAACACAGCAGCTTCCTTTGGCGCCAGCATTGTGGAAGCTGCTAAGTGTGACAGCTGTTGAATAGTGAGCAGTCTTTTGTAAGGTACGAGTTTAGGCGAGTTGGTGTTCTGTGGATTAAGCGTTACAGTGTAGTGCGTCTCTTGATTCTTGTTTTGGATTCTGTTTTGTCCTGCACTTGCGCCTTTTATTTGTGGTCCTTTTTAGTTGTGGAGTATCAAAAAAGCAGATGATTTGCAGGTTGCTCACTGTGGGGGGAGGTAACAATTGTATGCAGTTGGAGTGCTTCGAAGTCAAATGGGAAACTTCGCACAGGTTAGTCGTTTAGAATGCAGCGGTGAGCCCATGGTCAGTGTGCGCACGCCAACGACTGctgctgaaaagaaaaaaagcaagttcCTTTTGCACCTGCATTATTCACGCCGTCAGGTGTCACGTgcatcggaacgctcgcgtcgtCTCTCGTCACATCTGCATAACTGCAACACTAACTTCCACCATCGCGTgtgtgttacgcggtgaagccgACCTTCAGGAGATGCTAGAACCATGCAGGGAAGACGCACATCGGAGGACGTGAGATAGATGAGCGCCCTCAATACTTAAGTGGCCATTGTCTGTTGTGATCAATATTTGACGATACTGGCAGCACATAGCAGCTAGGAGGCAGCTCTTCTGTCGAAAAGCTGCTGATCTGGTGTCAAAATTTTCTCACCATCGCAGCTGACTGCTGGCTATTTGTGGTTCCTGCCCTGACTTGGGTCCGCGTGGAGTTGCAACTTCCTCCACGGCTCTGGCACTCGGCCTGCCTCAGCTGCGAGAATGAGGTCATCGTGTTTGGTGGCTGTGCGGGGAACATCTTTCAGCGTGGCGGCATCCATGCGGTAAGCCAACAGCATGTTACTGGGCATGAAACTTTGTTCGGTCTCTGCTCACCAGTAGGCTCGGCAGTGGTGACTGGTAGTGGTGATGAGCCACATTTTTTAGAAAGTACTCGGTGTTTGCCAAGAGACATGCTAGACAGCATAGGACACTTTTAACGATAAGATTCACATTGAGCACTTTCTTGTCATTGCTCAGGTGTTAGTATAACGCCACCAGTAGCCAGCTGTTGGGTTTGTCCTATGATTTCCCTTGCTGTAGAAACAGAGATTCATGGTGTtttaaatcctttttttttttttccctcacagGAAGACACGATCATCACGCTGTCCTTTTCGCCAAGAAGTCTCTATCGGTGAGTTCACATTGGTTGAGCAGCATTACAATGCTAGTAATGTGCATGTACCTTGGCGTAATATCCAGCCACAGTATAGTTTATTTGATGTCGACTTGGTGCTGGCGAATCTACTGCAGAGACTTGGCACTCGTAACTCGTGTTAGATGTTGGTAAAGTTTCGCCTGAAGTCGTGTAGGCCACAGTAGTCACGTTTCTACAAATTCGTtagtggaaaactcccaatagcCCCGATTCTTCCAGATCAGTTCCTACACGTCGCTTCTAAAAGATTCGCTTCACAGAGTAACGTTTTGTTACCTAAACCAAGAACTAATTGTGGAAAATTCACCACTAATTTCACTTCAGCTTGACTATAGAATGCTGTACCCACCAGCCTTAAAGAATATTCTGCCATTAGTTGGTATAAATTCAAGTTGCACGCATtcttgcaatatgtgttgtactCAGTCACTTGTTTTacatatcattttttttctttattatgtaTCTATGCTTATATTTTAATCACGTATACATCAGCTTGCTGTTCGCTGTAATAACAGTTCTTATCTTCCTGTTTGTAAGTATTAGCAGGAGGTCTTGCCCTTGCATTATTTGACTACGAGTCCTCCTCCTGTATATGTTGCGTACCTAAATGTACTCTTATGCAATCAGAATTGATTCCGATTCTGCAGGATGATATGCCGGGTGACAGTGGCTGTGACAGGCTCACCCGATCGTATAGCTCGGGACCTTAGCAAGGCCACTCAGGCTGTGCTAGATGACCGTGCGGGATTGCTACACCAATACACAAGATGTCGCAGCATGCTGCACTTCTTAATTTGCTTTGCTGTGATGAAATCCTGCATGGCTTAAGCCTTGACCAAAGTCATAGCTCCTGCAGTCACCGTTTTCACTTAACTGTAATCAACGACCCTTTTGTGGTGCAACTGCGGGAGCATGCCAAGATATTCCACCCATCCCGTTGCGGGGAGCAAAGCTTGCATTTGCGGGTCAATGTTATGCAGTGAGCATGCTGTGTGTGTGACACAGCACAACAGCAAACTCGGAGTAGAATGCGCGTGGTGTACAAGCTGCCCACGCGCATCCTGTGCTCGCTTGCGTGTCTATCTTTCACTATGGTGGCAAGCACTTTGTGTGCACACAGGGTTGTCAGCATTATGCAACAAGTTTATTGTGAGGCTCGATTGCATTTGGGGGTAGCCCCACGTAGGGATTCAGTGATTGCTTTCCGTAGGAGAAGCAGTAGTGCCGgtttttctcaattttttttttcccctactGCCTGCAGGATCTGCCTGGAACAAGTTCTACGACTCAGGCATCTTCTCCAGTCACAGTGGCCGATGCTGCCTCCGTCTGTCCGAGACACGCTGTACCTCATGCACGGGAACACACAGGGCTCCAGGCTTGATGGATCATGAACAACGAGACCCACCCTTGCTCACATGAATGATGATGCAATATGAACTTGTATATAAAATTGACAGAAAGAGCTCTAATTTATAAGGCAGAGTAAAAAAGAAATTCCATCAACAATTCCATCAAGATGTCTGGTTGTGTTGTCATCAAATGCCATGAGCAGCGCTGGCTAACGCTCCAGGAGCCAGATGTAGTAATACACGTACATGAATACTCAAGAAAGTGTACAACGAGGATAGCCTCCACCATAGCTCGCACGCGTAGTGCGAAACATGTGGGTTCGGCTCCAATCGGTGGCAAGTTGTCTTTTTGTCCACTTCCTTATGTATTCCTACTAGGCGTGTGCGTATATCAATTTttgaatattgaatcgaataatGATATgtacatgcatttattagcaagttggtGAAATTATGTTTGAACAGTtcaattacattgtcaatgttaaaaaACTAGAATAGTAAGCCGTTATACTAAGACATTGTGCATTTGGCTCATGTGAACTTGGACAATTAAGTAATTACTACTAGCTGTCCTCGCCAGCCTGtctgtgccttattataccgcatcaaatgcccGTAAGCTCAGATGCATTTAATCCTGTGCCAGTCGTCTCTCATTGCatttgctgtcaagcaataagctcatAATTGGAAgtggcgctgcaaaaaaaaagtgcacccTCGCTGTCTGCAAACCCCTGCtccttgctactgagaggctTGCTTTCCCGCAAGGTTCCCACGCTAAATGgttaagtgtgctttacaggctCAATTTCGCTAACAGTACGAAATTATCGCAAAATTCAGCACAAAATCGCTCCAttattcttagattagatagaagcaaatgctaagaaccgtgtttgctcccgcacagccagcattatattcgatttgattcgaatatttattttttgaatacgaatattaaaaatataatattaAATTAAATGCAAACTctttgaatatttgcacacccttaATTCCTACATTTCACTTAAAAACCACATTTAAGTTCACCTGTGCTTTTCCTGGCCTGATATGATGGTGACTGACAAAAGTTGATCCCTCATTTCCCCTGTTTCAAGCTGCTTGTGTTTTGTGTTTAAGTTTCTCAGTAACTACAATCATCTGACAA encodes the following:
- the LOC119458069 gene encoding kelch domain-containing protein 2 isoform X1: MSNAESATKPLQRTGHVATSYKNGVLVWGGYRVGSSEEDHLRRRRFPQQAAETERSTRYLPGNELWFYDTFLERWTLRTLTGDVPPGTSGAVARVLGDTMYLFGGFHADRNTNQLYRLDLITLAWELVDAQGNLPIPCDKTAGWTHQDCLYVFGGFGMAPRAGVQRPLDFAYVHDMQAPWRGWTNQLVVFNTHTNTWNWPMYKGRAPVARAAHAAAQIDNLVFVFGGRHQQSRLNDIHRLDLDAMQWSGMLDTIGEKPRGRSWHSFTALPPFRIVLYGGFSQTEEPLSDCWLFVVPALTWVRVELQLPPRLWHSACLSCENEVIVFGGCAGNIFQRGGIHAEDTIITLSFSPRSLYRICLEQVLRLRHLLQSQWPMLPPSVRDTLYLMHGNTQGSRLDGS
- the LOC119458069 gene encoding kelch domain-containing protein 2 isoform X2 produces the protein MSNAESATKPLQRTGHVATSYKNGVLVWGGYRETERSTRYLPGNELWFYDTFLERWTLRTLTGDVPPGTSGAVARVLGDTMYLFGGFHADRNTNQLYRLDLITLAWELVDAQGNLPIPCDKTAGWTHQDCLYVFGGFGMAPRAGVQRPLDFAYVHDMQAPWRGWTNQLVVFNTHTNTWNWPMYKGRAPVARAAHAAAQIDNLVFVFGGRHQQSRLNDIHRLDLDAMQWSGMLDTIGEKPRGRSWHSFTALPPFRIVLYGGFSQTEEPLSDCWLFVVPALTWVRVELQLPPRLWHSACLSCENEVIVFGGCAGNIFQRGGIHAEDTIITLSFSPRSLYRICLEQVLRLRHLLQSQWPMLPPSVRDTLYLMHGNTQGSRLDGS